The following coding sequences lie in one Acropora palmata chromosome 3, jaAcrPala1.3, whole genome shotgun sequence genomic window:
- the LOC141876951 gene encoding uncharacterized protein LOC141876951 — protein MWNSNFTHNQRFTATASPAAIGSNLNKTRLVTQVFFACGTGAFYLVVVALSICGVYFANCARLSSSRGTHFVFFVGALLASINVFTYSDNMDVKIYLRCSVVLIVGIVYILFGAALFFKLREQDSNEQVLAEKQPFMGAVVGVLTFPLFALELVFLIFAVKKWLLGSSGEPEIQRRIIIVADKTFILFQKPVQLAIYLWLRRTIPREELNAKFYFRIISFFNLIEWLDAQVNVDADLLLSEIHDKSYLGWSDVTVLIVVYKALIIDYRLLCCLLFLEHSLEIEDNQNQHGDDDPGNNGNMRDRDELRRCCGCIAGGTCLLAPLLCGLYFLHVSIRPSVQLFAMIVQIAIVTSGVLLLRMNNLEAGEEEHMYEESTAVKIMVCCFGAVGFLSWMMHAAIAGYWAITADERLGTRYQAYMPWDSAKFGVRGLSTAFIMYLFTKVNAQALPLQNPDVTSNLFAVPVIMFGILSTFIETLVDQYVGAVDSTIRSETKERIVKILLEAGLPMYLGFLIHVFLHFFIIETKLPRCLGRNRRDSYAEYHDAVEEL, from the exons ATGTGGAACAGTAACTTCACTCATAACCAAAGGTTCACAGCAACAGCCTCCCCGGCTGCCATAGGAAGTAACCTTAACAAAACAAGATTAGTCACCCAAGTTTTCTTCGCTTGTGGGACAGGAGCGTTCTACCTTGTCGTTGTGGCCTTGAGCATTTGCGGAGTTTACTTCGCAAATTGTGCCAGATTGAGCTCTTCCCGCGGAACACACTTTGTATTCTTCGTCGGGGCACTGCTCGCCTCCATCAATGTCTTCACGTATTCGGACAACATGGACGTTAAAATCTATTTACGTTGTTCAGTCGTATTGATCGTTGGAattgtttatattttattcGGTGCTGCGCTGTTCTTTAAACTTCGAGAGCAAGATTCAAATGAGCAAGTTTTGGCTGAGAAACAGCCTTTCATGGGGGCTGTAGTTGGCGTTTTAACGTTCCCTTTGTTTGCCTTGGAGCTTGTGTTTCTTATATTTGCGGTCAAGAAATGGCTCCTGGGTTCTAGCGGAGAGCCAGAGATTCAACGCAGAATTATTATTGTCGCGGACAAAACCTTCATTCTCTTTCAAAAGCCTGTTCAACTGGCAATTTATCTCTGGTTACGGCGCACGATTCCTCGTGAAGAATTGAATGCcaagttttattttagaaTCATTTCCTTCTTCAACTTGATCGAGTGGCTTGACGCTCAGGTCAATGTAGATGCCGATTTGCTGTTAAGTGAAATTCACGACAAATCATATCTTGGTTGGTCTGATGTCACGGTTTTGATAGTTGTCTACAAGGCCTTGATCATAGATTACCGCTTATTGTGCTGCTTACTTTTCCTGGAGCATTCCCTTGAAATTGAAGACAATCAAAATCAACATGGCGATGATGACCCTGGGAACAACGGCAATATGAGGGATCGAGATGAATTGAGGCGGTGTTGTGGTTGTATCGCCGGTGGCACCTGTCTTCTCGCCCCACTTCTTTGTGGTCTTTACTTTTTGCACGTTAGCATCAGACCTTCGGTTCAGCTGTTTGCGATGATCGTCCAAATAGCAATCGTCACTTCCGGTGTCCTTTTGCTTCGAATGAACAATTTAGAGGCTGGCGAAGAGGAACACATGTACGAGGAGTCTACTGCAGTCAAAATCATG GTGTGTTGTTTCGGCGCTGTTGGTTTCTTAAGTTGGATGATGCACGCGGCTATTGCCGGCTACTGGGCAATCACTGCGGATGAGAGACTCGGGACCAGATACCAGGCTTATATGCCTTGGGACTCAGCGAAATTTGGAGTTCGCGGTCTCTCAACAGCATTTATAATGTACTTGTTCACCAAGGTCAACGCCCAAGCATTACCACTGCAAAATCCAGACGTGACAAGCAATCTTTTTGCTGTGCCTGTTATTATGTTTGGAATCTTATCCACTTTTATAGAAACTCTGGTGGATCAGTATGTTGGGGCTGTCGATAGCACCATTAG aagtgaaacaaaagaacGAATTGTCAAGATTCTGTTGGAGGCTGGCCTACCGATGTATCTTGGATTTCTCATCCACGTTTTCCTGCACTTTTTCATTATTGAAACCAAGCTTCCAAGATGTCTGGGACGAAACAGAAGGGATTCATATGCGGAATATCATGATGCTGTTGAAGAACTTTAA